The Cloeon dipterum chromosome 3, ieCloDipt1.1, whole genome shotgun sequence genome includes a region encoding these proteins:
- the Fhos gene encoding uncharacterized protein Fhos isoform X3: protein MADRSYERIASRYGAYTSDLSSYRPSNYRPNLSPSSYTPLSRERSVSREPFSSTASKTSTTSYAGRTFGRSASTLTEKDLQETDVAKRYGGFSYLGAGPHKTIAHSTFMDKTRPLASSAFSKYSTVSSRSNASASTENVDSEGTGTGSRYTYRTRPQPLLKKLDIPAADPGPAKPESPAVLSPKGQSPMSSEVSFEKPAAPALEEGIITFINVTTRSTSPSLPSGYIPRTRRFEVSREITKNIKKPPKVPSTESSTQTDPNSPTESTSRFQRYNSSTPWATSYSGGSLTGLNKYVSKFNNPEPSTKSYAPTYSRYDRENSASRSFTSTRSSQALSSDPSKPPLTRPYLNRTKDPSPVRTFQSSVRLGTPSRSTTPPTWRSTVKKSPSPEKISVHASPAPPQNTSKAETPTPTIKRSTLSPSPKPPSRSATPSKKSPSPEKKILTQTSPYVQSKTTEAPASPSQAPPRKNSTASSKQIQRSNSSKSSTPSKKSPSPEKSLTNVTNGRKALVAGTSSEILRSKSSSTSSPTPPRLTTPSPPKKSPSPPKKCPSLPPKKSPSPEKVVIKSVSRSSIENACEPLQRRDSRAKDLSPSVQRSSVDRKSLPKSPSPPKRSSISPEKVPSRRHSFSKSPEKSEIIIRKSASPEKKSHSSAPSSAVDKQKSPPIVALDHSNSASSTVNLVSDILSSSLECPQPTDKKPPVSPSKSEHRLANTIPIKGSKRGIKPSASLNVLMKKKMKDKILSPSESTDFQHVQKRSASEGKLCAPDSNLTSQQLQRTINSLKLPLCKSGGNLALPDPMSLGGSSSDFSVHSLPRVDSMRSNTPGQQRPKSVTQFIRISRSSSKCGSSSDSSAESSEEEDQNDINKNPNVHVVPDRLDAMVKSKSDTKSISRNASGTSDNLSVNLPLDEPPISPQIKTKEAGNKNAASFLMRAFAPVTNLFFARNKEEKSHNNSESDRMDTSQSISELPSDKAENDLEPVPSAQNEGSDCVQAPTQLQVPMRSKSQNVESWLNANEKKTDSRKSVGEESENKKIRPVSSGEKPSWIGSSENLLPPQSPSSEETSEKPSETRIRKVFQSSSGVNTLSWCLDTPEDISESSSEESESESSSEESDEENNKEHSKGPKMNILQRSHVFVAGKNAPELKDLLLVNKSLQELSKASSTSSLSGSKDNFSSSKHQSLILQDSSWWKQWNSDIPEDAVLMLTDERDHSPQNPDGQPIQCSLKVQWVRDKDTLSAPLQQSTSAKSVTSEWARKYKMKRARRSEKVRRNNSEIVLSKRAQKSQKGAGDEELALIEKSACSRSAGNLLLLQQSGSAASMLRSSENGDSHSEPRYKIHHAASGEKAWWTMSTDNVPAGTARTESITLNLKRADSKNSHRPASAAMSDAGSLKRSASARLKSIKRIESGERAWWLDDNCESVPEGILRLPSDKSLGPRTENDGASSRTGSLKRSASSKLKSIKRIESGERAWWLDDDEDNVPEGVTRLPRSRDDSPERLDTQESNEELLVPSRAGSLKRSASAKLKSLKRCESGERPWWLSDNDEAVPEGITRLPSDKHLDVLSNEGSIARSASGSVKRSPSTRLKTLTRIESGERAWWMEDDEEKVPDGVSRLPPDKPEAAEAPKWPTEKNGAEAADESTSSESDEESEEEDVDLVDELMKSELGHRTSPDGVEEPSLANRWQNIYDSDDEDWLGAKIFICDTTNIDDLLGDEKQPEQVSAEPEVKEAQAATEEGKRVEEKTKSSSEEESSEESDAEGQKSKDSDSISLEEKLCDQPAATEDDNKAEQPAEPEKLDDAALQILKDGEFGAYLDLDASISEQQEEFDGLKLSRKNSIVLRTQLSVRVHAIIEKLQNSEGRDLQRALFSLKQIFQEDKDLVHEFVQNDGLACLVKVGSEADQNYQNYILRALGQVMLYVDGMNGVMEHTDTVQWLYSLIASKFRLVVKTSLKLLLVFIEYKESNCDILINAIRAEDIPAGERPWHNVMRLLGGYDTSDTELLLYACTLLNKTLNGLTNRHTYYDQVDIIEAQGMSELVQKYMNRQGTDLDLLRQFQIYEAVLKFEDGEEDADGSSIIMIDETLRKTLRHRKICSVDSPTTRRRSKRWLNNYNNNLRNASPQLIVTSMRDEDDDDSSSSRSSPSLGNLEFIVSSGNYDHNDITPGLRKRRERAERHRSLREQQETILRSLNKEDEERKSGGEQDVDNQLNNVSRSHSRQDVIMNAVNHLESGLSRDSSGVHLSRENTVKDLTQKLSGQIGGVSSPTDEQKLGRIGDMTGLISKAMEGLNKSKSDSKTETKIAPPEPPKKSEVDLQWEKITENVDRPLALCDLDFTDLNSEDEVDILAPSIHSNGVPPPPPPAPAMMPPGAMPPPPCAPPSFGSAANSAEPGDNNLSEKLAKKSKKTVKLFWKEVRDDPVVVARLQKSGISLIWDELSPVFVDTQKLEHLFESRAKDIAPKEKQQDLNKSKELIVLDSKRSNAINIGMTKLPPPRVIKTAILKMDTSVINREGIEKLFTMLPTEDERNRIQEAQVAHPDIPLGNAEQFLLTLTSITELSARLKLWAFKLDYENIEKEIAEPVMDLKQGMETLKSNRTFRCILGTLLSIGIFLNGVEVRGFQIEYLAKVPEVKDTVHKHSLLHHLCHMVMEKFPDATDLYSEIGAITRVSKVDFDEIKQNIKRLESECKASWEHLKVIAKHDGTTTMKSKMSDFLTDCAQRIIVLKTVHRRIMNRYSKFLLWLGTPAMKINETKPNEFCRILSEFALEYRTTRERVIQQMEKKANHRERNKTRGRMITEVSPTKNEEMGEMGKFRAKEVCKKDDQLRQLLGGDITDSESTWRRQRRDFDRNHSEVVQSKDERFSDDDEILNSLVKTATKSRANRANPRERKRFMQADRKSALLNRSRSTTRGEYRPPL, encoded by the exons ATGGCTGACAGGAGCTAC GAGCGGATTGCGAGCCGATACGGAGCCTATACTTCAGATTTAAGTTCTTACAGACCGTCCAACTACAGGCCGAACCTAAGCCCGTCCTCATACACCCCACTGAGCCGAGAGCGATCTGTTTCTCGCGAGCCATTTAGCAGCACGGCAAGCAAAACCTCAACGACGTCATACGCGGGAAGAACTTTCGGTAGATCGGCAAGCACTTTGACCGAGAAAGATTTGCAAGAGACGGACGTCGCAAAGCGCTATGGAGGCTTTAGTTACCTGGGCGCTGGACCGCACAAGACCATTGCTCACTCGACCTTTATGGACAAAACGCGACCTCTCGCCTCTTCTGCATTTAGCAAGTATTCAACGGTGTCATCTCGATCGAATGCGTCCGCCTCGACAGAAAATGTGGACTCGGAGGGAACAGGAACCGGCAGTCGTTACACGTACAGGACACGTCCGCAGCCTCTTTTGAAAAAGCTAGACATTCCTGCCGCGGACCCCGGCCCTGCAAAACCCGAATCTCCTGCTGTGCTCTCGCCAAAGGGACAATCGCCTATGTCTTCAGAGGTTTCGTTCGAGAAACCTGCCGCTCCAGCACTGGAAGAAGGGATTATTACGTTTATTAATGTTACAACCAGAAGCACATCTCCCAGCCTGCCGAGTGGGTACATCCCCAGGACGCGGCGCTTCGAAGTGTCGCGAGAGATTACAAAGAATATTAAGAAGCCACCTAAGGTCCCGTCTACAGAATCTAGCACCCAGACCGATCCAAATTCGCCAACAGAAAGCACCAGTAGGTTTCAGAGATACAACAGCTCCACACCTTGGGCTACCTCATACTCCGGCGGCTCGTTAACTGGATTGAATAAATACGTTTCTAAATTCAATAACCCTGAACCGTCTACAAAATCTTACGCTCCTACGTACAGTAGATACGATAGAGAAAATTCTGCTTCAAGATCGTTTACATCTACTCGATCAAGCCAGGCGCTTTCTTCAGATCCGAGTAAACCACCTTTGACACGGCCATATCTGAATAGAACTAAAGACCCCTCTCCAGTTAGAACGTTTCAGTCGTCTGTCAGGTTAGGTACACCTTCGAGGTCAACAACTCCTCCGACATGGAGATCGACGGTAAAAAAGTCGCCGTCCCCAGAGAAAATAAGCGTGCACGCGTCGCCAGCACCTCCACAAAATACGAGCAAAGCGGAAACTCCAACACCTACTATTAAACGTTCGACATTATCTCCTTCTCCAAAACCTCCTTCTAGGTCTGCAACCCCCAGTAAAAAGTCTCCTTCtccagaaaagaaaattctgaCTCAAACTTCCCCTTATGTGCAAAGCAAAACTACAGAAGCCCCAGCTAGCCCAAGTCAAGCACCTCCAAGGAAGAACTCTACAGCATCTTCCAAACAAATTCAAAGGAGTAATTCAAGTAAATCATCCACTCCTAGCAAAAAATCTCCCTCACCAGAAAAATCTTTAACAAATGTAACTAACGGACGTAAAGCGTTGGTCGCAGGTACAAGTTCAGAAATCCTGCGTAGCAAAAGCAGTTCGACATCGTCACCCACTCCTCCGAGGCTAACGACTCCTTCGCCACCGAAAAAGTCTCCCTCGCCACCAAAAAAGTGTCCCTCTTTGCCACCGAAAAAATCTCCTTCCCCAGAAAAGGTTGTCATAAAATCAGTTAGCAGAAGTTCCATAGAAAATGCGTGTGAGCCACTGCAAAGAAGAGATAGTCGTGCTAAGGATTTATCTCCTTCGGTGCAAAGATCGTCAGTGGACAGGAAATCTTTGCCAAAGTCTCCCTCACCGCCAAAGAGATCGTCGATCTCTCCTGAAAAAGTTCCTTCTAGAAGACATTCCTTCTCAAAATCAccagaaaaatcagaaataataataagaaaatctGCTtctccagaaaaaaaatcgcataGCTCAGCTCCCAGCAGTGCTGTCGACAAGCAAAAATCTCCTCCAATAGTAGCACTAGACCATAGCAATTCAGCAAGTAGTACTGTCAACCTGGTTTCAGATATACTGTCATCAAGTTTAGAATGTCCGCAGCCAACGGACAAAAAGCCTCCTGTATCTCCCTCCAAATCAGAGCACAGGCTAGCAAACACTATACCCATAAAAGGGTCAAAAAGAGGTATCAAACCGTCTGCTTCGCTAAATGTGctgatgaagaaaaaaatgaaagacaaAATATTGTCCCCAAGTGAAAGCACGGACTTCCAACATGTCCAAAAGAGGTCTGCTTCTGAGGGGAAACTTTGTGCCCCCGACTCGAATTTGACGTCTCAGCAACTGCAGCGCACCATCAATTCTTTGAAACTCCCATTGTGCAAATCGGGCGGAAACTTAGCTTTGCCAGACCCAATGTCTCTTGGTGGCTCGTCTAGTGATTTCTCTGTGCACTCTTTGCCGAGAGTCGATTCTATGAGAAGCAATACACCAGGCCAGCAGAGACCAAAGTCTGTTACACAGTTTATCAGGATTAGTAGATCTTCAAGCAAATGTGGAAGCTCTTCAGATAGCTCAGCCGAGAGCAGCGAAGAAGAGGAtcaaaatgatataaataaaaatcctaatGTTCATGTTGTGCCGGATAGGCTTGATGCCATGGTCAAAAGCAAAAGTGATACAAAATCCATCTCGAGGAATGCATCAGGAACATCTGACAATTTATCCGTAAATTTGCCTCTTGACGAACCACCCATTTCccctcaaattaaaacaaaagaggcaggcaataaaaatgcgGCATCTTTCCTCATGCGAGCATTTGCTCCGGTTACGAATTTGTTCTTTGCACGaaacaaagaagaaaaatcgcACAATAATTCCGAGAGCGACAGGATGGACACCTCTCAATCAATTTCTGAGCTTCCATCTGATAAAGCTGAAAATGATTTGGAACCAGTACCAAGTGCTCAAAACGAAGGTTCCGATTGCGTTCAAGCTCCAACTCAGTTGCAAGTTCCAATGCGTTCAAAGTCTCAAAATGTGGAGAGCTGGCTTAATGCGAATGAAAAGAAGACAGACAGCCGCAAGTCTGTAGGTGAGgagagtgaaaataaaaaaatccggcCAGTATCGAGTGGTGAAAAGCCAAGCTGGATTGGtagcagtgaaaatttgcttcCTCCTCAAAGTCCCAGCAGTGAAGAAACCAGCGAAAAGCCTTCTGAGACCCGAATCAGAAAGGTATTCCAGTCTTCCTCGGGCGTAAATACGTTGTCTTGGTGTCTGGACACACCAGAGGATATTTCTGAATCCAGCTCCGAGGAAAGCGAAAGCGAGAGCTCCAGCGAGGAGTCGGACGAAGAAAACAATAAAGAACACAGCAAGGGGcctaaaatgaatatattgcaAAGATCGCACGTTTTTGTCGCAGGGAAAAATGCACCAGAGCTAAAAGATCTACTGCTGGTCAATAAATCCCTTCAAGAGCTGTCAAAAGCAAGCTCAACCTCGTCTTTAAGTGGCTCAAAAGACAATTTCAGTTCGTCGAAGCATCAGTCACTTATTTTACAAGATAGCTCGTGGTGGAAGCAGTGGAATTCTGACATTCCTGAAGATGCAGTCCTAATGCTGACAGACGAACGCGATCATTCTCCGCAAAACCCTGATGGCCAGCCCATCCAGTGTAGCCTCAAGGTGCAATGGGTGCGTGACAAAGACACCTTGTCCGCGCCGTTGCAACAATCAACCAGTGCGAAATCTGTGACGTCTGAATGGGCAAGAAAGTACAAAATGAAACGAGCCAGGAGGAGCGAAAAAGTGAGGCGAAATAACAGCGAGATTGTCCTCTCaaaaagagcacaaaaaagccaaaaaggTGCCGGTGACGAAGAACTTGCTTTAATCGAAAAATCTGCGTGTAGTAGAAGCGCTGGCAACTTACTGCTACTGCAGCAAAGCGGATCGGCGGCGAGTATGTTGCGAAGCTCGGAGAACGGTGACTCACACTCAGAACCGCGCTACAAAATCCACCACGCCGCGAGTGGTGAGAAGGCTTGGTGGACGATGAGCACGGATAACGTTCCCGCGGGAACTGCACGCACGGAAAGCATAACCCTGAACCTGAAAAGGGCAGATAGCAAGAATTCGCATCGGCCGGCGAGTGCAGCAATGAGTGACGCCGGGAGCCTAAAAAGGTCGGCAAGCGCAAGACTGAAGAGCATTAAAAGGATTGAGTCTGGAGAACGAGCATGGTGGTTGGACGATAACTGCGAAAGCGTACCAGAAGGAATTCTCCGACTGCCTAGTGACAAATCTCTGGGCCCCCGGACCGAAAACGATGGAGCATCCAGCAGGACGGGAAGCTTGAAGAGGTCTGCGAGTTCGAAGTTGAAGAGTATTAAAAGAATAGAATCAGGAGAACGAGCGTGGTGGTTGGACGATGACGAAGATAACGTACCTGAAGGCGTTACTCGGCTTCCCAGATCTCGTGACGATTCGCCGGAAAGACTTGATACCCAAGAGTCGAACGAAGAGTTGCTGGTCCCTAGCAGAGCAGGGAGTCTCAAACGCTCGGCCAGCGCAAAGCTAAAGAGCTTGAAAAGATGTGAGTCGGGAGAGCGGCCATGGTGGCTGTCGGACAACGATGAAGCTGTTCCTGAAGGTATCACTCGATTGCCGAGTGACAAGCACCTCGACGTACTTTCTAACGAAGGTTCCATCGCGCGCAGTGCTTCTGGCAGCGTGAAGAGATCGCCAAGTACGAGGCTTAAAACCCTGACGCGAATCGAGTCAGGGGAGAGGGCGTGGTGGATGGAGGATGACGAAGAAAAAGTGCCTGATGGCGTCTCTCGTTTGCCACCCGACAAACCTGAGGCCGCCGAAGCTCCTAAGTGGCCGACGGAAAAGAATGGAGCAGAGGCTGCCGACGAGTCGACGTCGAGCGAGTCAGACGAGGAATCCGAGGAAGAGGATGTTGACCTCGTGGACGAGCTTATGAAGTCGGAACTCGGCCACAGAACAAGCCCGGACGGCGTGGAAGAGCCCAGCCTCGCAAATCgttggcaaaatatttatgattcgGATGATGAAGATTGGCTCggagcaaaaatttttatttgcgacaCCACGAATATCGACGACCTCCTCGGTGACGAAAAGCAGCCTGAACAAGTCAGCGCAGAACCTGAAGTTAAAGAGGCCCAAGCAGCAACTGAAGAGGGAAAGAGAGTCGAAG aaaaaacgAAATCATCGAGCGAGGAAGAGAGCAGTGAGGAGAGCGATGCAGAAGGGCAAAAATCGAAAGATTCGGACAGCATCAGCCTGGAAGAAAAGCTGTGTGATCAGCCAGCTGCAACAGAGGATGACAATAA AGCCGAGCAGCCCGCTGAGCCAGAAAAG TTGGATGATGCGGCGCTTCAGATTCTCAAGGACGGCGAATTCGGTGCATACTTGGATCTGGACGCTTCGATCAGCGAGCAGCAGGAAGAGTTCGACGGACTCAAACTCAG CCGAAAGAATTCAATTGTGCTGCGCACTCAGCTCTCTGTCCGGGTGCATGCTATTATAG aAAAACTGCAAAACTCGGAGGGCAGAGACCTCCAGCGCGCCCTCTTCTCTCTGAAGCAAATTTTCCAG gagGACAAAGACTTGGTGCACGAGTTTGTCCAGAACGACGGGTTAGCATGTCTGGTCAAAGTGGGCTCGGAGGCCGACCAGAACTACCAAAACTACATCCTACGCGCACTGGGCCAGGTGATGCTTTACGTGGACGGCATGAACGGCGTGATGGAGCACACAGACACCGTGCAGTGGCTTTACTCGCTGATCGCCAGCAAGTTCCGCCTCGTGGTGAAGACGTCGCTCAAGTTGCTGCTCGTCTTCATCGAGTACAAAGAGTCCAACTGCGACATCCTCATCAACGCAATCAGGGCCGAGGACATTCCGGCGG GTGAACGGCCGTGGCATAACGTGATGCGGCTGCTGGGAGGCTACGACACGTCCGACACTGAACTGCTGCTTTACGCGTGCACCCTGCTTAACAAAACGCTGAATGGACTGACCAACAGGCACACCTACTACGACCAGGTTGACATTATTGAGGCGCAGGGCATGTCCGAACTTGTCCAAAA GTACATGAACAGACAGGGCACCGATCTCGACCTCCTAAGGCAGTTCCAAATCTACGAGGCTGTGTTGAAATTCGAGGACGGCGAGGAAGACGCTGACGGATCCTCAATTATTATGATTGACGAGACTCTCAG GAAAACTCTGCGTCACCGTAAAATTTGCTCAGTGGATTCACCAACGACAAGACGCAGGTCAAAACGTTGGTTAAATAACTACAACAATAATCTACGCAACGCCAGTCCGCAGCTAATCGTCACCTCCATGAGAGATGAGGATGACGACGACAGCTCGAGTTCCAGGTCTTCACCATCCCTCGGAAATCTCGAGTTCATTGTTAGCTCAGGAAACTATGACCACaatg ACATCACGCCAGGTCTGCGGAAGCGCCGCGAGCGAGCTGAGCGGCATCGCAGTCTTCGAGAGCAGCAGGAGACAATCCTTCGCAGCCTGAATAAGGAGGACGAGGAGCGGAAAAGCGGCGGCGAGCAGGACGTGGACAATCAGCTGAACAATGTCAGCCGCAGCCACAGTAGGCAGGACGTGATCATGAACGCTGTGAACCACTTGGAGTCTGGGCTGAGCCGAGACTCGAGCGGCGTGCACCTCAGCCGCGAGAACACGGTCAAGGACCTGACGCAGAAGCTGTCAGGACAGATAGGTGGCGTCAGCAGCCCCACCGACGAGCAAAAGCTCGGCCGCATCGGCGATATGACCGGACTGATCTCCAAGGCGATGGAAGGACTGAACAAATCAAAATCTGACTCTAAG ACTGAAACAAAGATAGCTCCCCCTGAACCCCCAAAGAAGTCCGAGGTGGATCTGCAGTGGGAGAAGATCACGGAGAACGTGGACCGGCCGCTGGCACTATGCGACCTGGACTTCACCGACCTGAACAGTGAGGACGAGGTGGACATCCTGGCGCCCAGCATCCACTCGAACGGCGTGCCGCCGCCCCCACCACCTGCCCCTGCGATGATGCCTCCGGGTGCGatgccgccaccgccgtgCGCGCCGCCCTCGTTCGGTTCGGCGGCAAATTCGGCCGAGCCGGGTGACAACAACCTGTCCGAGAAGCTTGCCAAGAAGAGCAAGAAGACGGTGAAGCTGTTCTGGAAGGAGGTGCGCGACGATCCTGTCGTGGTGGCCAGGCTGCAGAAGAGCGGTATCAGCCTCATCTGGGACGAGCTGAGCCCTGTTTTCGTCGACACGCAGAAGCTGGAGCACCTCTTTGAGTCCAGGGCCAAAGACATTGCTCCTAAGG AGAAACAACAAGATCTAAATAAAAGCAAGGAGCTGATCGTGCTGGACTCAAAACGCTCGAACGCGATCAACATCGGCATGACGAAACTGCCACCGCCGCGGGTTATCAAGACTGCAATCCTCAAGATGGACACGTCTGTCATAAATCGAGAGGGAATCGAG AAACTGTTTACCATGTTGCCGACGGAGGACGAGCGGAATCGCATCCAGGAGGCGCAGGTGGCCCATCCAGACATCCCCTTAGGCAACGCCGAGCAATTCCTCCTCACGCTGACTTCCATCACCGAGCTCTCCGCTCGACTAAAACTCTGGGCTTTCAAATTGGATTACGAGAACATCgaaaag GAAATCGCAGAGCCGGTGATGGACCTGAAGCAGGGCATGGAGACCCTGAAGTCGAACCGCACGTTTCGCTGCATCCTGGGCACCCTGCTGTCGATCGGTATCTTCCTGAACGGCGTCGAGGTTAGGGGCTTCCAGATCGAGTATTTGGCCAAAGTTCCTGAGGTGAAGGACACGGTGCACAAGCACTCGCTCCTGCACCACCTGTGCCACATGGTGATGGAAAAGTTCCCCGACGCCACCGATCTCTACTCGGAA ATCGGAGCAATCACGCGGGTGTCCAAAGTGGATTTCGACGAGATCAAACAGAACATCAAGCGCCTCGAGTCCGAGTGCAAGGCGTCGTGGGAGCACCTTAAAGTGATCGCCAAACACGACGGCACCACTACCATGAAGAGCAA AATGTCAGATTTTCTGACAGACTGTGCGCAGCGCATCATCGTGCTGAAGACGGTCCACCGGCGGATAATGAACCGCTACTCAAAGTTCCTACTCTGGCTGGGCACCCCGGCCATGAAAATCAACGAAACCAAACCCAACGAGTTCTGCCGCATTTTGTCCGAGTTCGCGCTCGAGTACCGCACCACAAGGGAGCGCGTCATCCAGCAGATGGAAAAGAAGGCCAACCACAGAGAGCGCAACAAGACGCGTGGCAGGATGATCACAGAGGTCAGTCCAACAAAGAACGaa GAAATGGGCGAAATGGGCAAATTCCGTGCCAAAGAGGTCTGTAAAAAGGATGACCAGTTAAGGCAGCTGCTGGGAGGAGACATCACCGACTCAGAGAGCACCTGGAGAAGGCAGCGACGCGATTTCG ATCGCAACCACTCGGAGGTGGTGCAGAGCAAGGATGAGCGTTtcagcgacgacgacgagatCCTGAACAGTTTGGTGAAGACGGCGACCAAGAGCCGCGCAAACAGGGCCAACCCGAGAGAGCGCAAGAGGTTCATGCAAGCAGATAGAAAATCCG CCCTGCTGAACAGGTCTCGTTCAACAACTCGAGGTGAATATCGGCCCCCTCTGTAG